In Zingiber officinale cultivar Zhangliang chromosome 3A, Zo_v1.1, whole genome shotgun sequence, the DNA window AACgtaatcaaaactcaagtttccAACTTGTTCTGCAGAATTATTTGGCTCATGACATGAATGATTCTTGACTAATTCACGCTCAACTAGCATTCTGTCACTGGTAAACAGAGACTGTTGTGATGCTGGAGCTCCTTTCCAACATGGTGAATCAACAGAAAGATTATGCTGATCAAATGCTTCTGAAGAACTCATGGTAGATACATTAAGATCCAAGGAATTGCCCGCAGATGGAGAAGAAACAGAATCAGCAATCGCCATATTTCCTGGTTTCAAATTGGAAGTCAACATGGAAAGAAGATTTAAGGGGCTTTCTGTAGCATGATTATTACTCGATGGAAAATCCCTTCTAGAAACGGCTGGTAAGACATTAGAATTTGTTGTGTGGTAGTCTTCCCATCTCTTCTCATTGTATTCCCCTTTCGGATCCATGCTTTCATTGAGATTAGCCTCCATTGACCTAGAAGGTATAACTGATGCATCATCTACCATATGTAGCACTTCATGATTAACCTTCCCAGATGACAAACTGGTGTTGATGTTTGCACTAGCTGTAAAGTGTGATGGCAAATATACTTCATTTGATGCGGACCACTTGGCAAATGGATAGTAAGATTCTGGATACACAGAGCATGAATCAAGTTGTGTCATGTCACGGTCATAGGCAGAGCCCGAAACATAAGTATCATTCAATCCCATTGCAGATGTCGACAATTGAGGGTTGAAAATTGTATAAGAGGATGCACTGTCATGCTCTCGCTTATATTTCTCTGGTGGGTGGTCATCTAGTAGCCATTCAGTGCTTTGGCATCCAAAGTGCTCTTTTCCTGTTAGTGAACCAGCAAATTTTTCGAACAAAACATCTTAAGAATCATTGCTATAATAGAAATGTCAACCAAAACAATGATAAATATTTATGTAAcatttcaaattaaaaaatctctaggaaaccagacatttataataataaaacaaaTGCAAATATCAAGTACTTGGCGTTTAAAAAAATGAGATTTAAGATAACCTATAATTTTATGTAAAGATCAACACATCTGAGAACCACAAAACTTTTCTTGACATTTTCATGACTTGGATATGCCACGCAACATTGGCATCACATACGATGGTCAAAAAAACTGATAGGAGAAAACTTAAGTCCAGCCAAtgctttcagagagaaaaaatgaaGAATTGGATATTTCTGTACAACAAGTGAAGAAAATCCAGGAACAAATAGAAACAAGGAGACGGTAATATGACTATCTTAAAATATCTTATTGTTGATCTATTAAACCATATATTGCTTTGTTGTCTCATTTTGAACTTTAACACTGCCCTTTTTCTATAAATTTAAAAGGCGCTTTTTTTTTCAAGGCAAGCTCCATGCATTAGAAGGAGAGATTATGCAATACAGAAAATTCTGTTTCTAATATTTCACTGTTCATTTTCTATCTGAGAGAATTTTTAAGAACACTCAGAGATACTGTGACTGTTTCGGTTACCATCACCACAAAGTGCATAAGTTTTTATAGAAAGATATTGATTACGTTAATAAACACTGTCTGAGTAGACTAGGAATTTGTAGTTCATATGCCGAAACATTAGAAATAAATTGTCAGATTTACCCTTATTTATCCTAGCTGATTGCAAATGATTGTAGTTCCTTTCCAATCAATGCTCAATAGTGTAAATACCTAATTGTAAGTCGTCATCAACACTCAACCTAGTAAAACTAAGGATGTAACGAAATACCTCCAGAAAAAAATAGCTCTCTGCTGATAGAAGGTGGTCCCGTCCCTGGCAACTCATCAGGAAGTTTTACACTGACTACATCCTCATCAGACGGCTTATTCCACTGGGCAATACCAAGTGTAGAATGGGCCGATGAGGGGCCAAAGTTATCATCAAGTACTCGCAGTTCAGAGTCATTGCAGTAGTGGCCAAAGCAGGGATGACCAAAGGGAGCATTACTGGACCCAGATGGAAGTGAGTCTGCCGTGGTGTCGTAGGGAGGCAATTGAGAGGTGGAAGGGCGATCTGCAAGTAGGAGAGTGTCAGTGAATGATTCAATGAGAACAGGTTCATGTTATACAATGGCTAAAATCCCACATCTAATATCTCATCATTCATTTTCCAGTGGGGGAAGAGCTATTAAGAGCACTCAAAGGTCTGTGActatttcaatttatttctggCAATCACCAGGTACTACCATCATCATTAAAGGTAGAAGTTTTTATACAAATATATCAATTAGGATAAAGAAGAGATTGCAACTTGTTGATTTATGTTTAGAAGAATCTTTAAACTAAAATATCTTTCTAGGATAAAATATACACCCAGCAAGGTCTAAAGAGACAAGGAGCCTGTAGTTCATATATACGCAGATAGGAACAAATAAATTGCTAGATTCAGCCTTATTCATCCAAATGGTCAGTTAGCTCCATAACATATCAGAAATGGCTATCTCAGAACTCAGAAGGAAAACATTTTGACAGATGAACCTATAATAATATGATGATAAGAAAAAGTTGCAATTATCTTAGAGTGTATATAccaaaatttttaaatcattgtCAGAAACAACCATCCCCCAACAATCTAAGGAAATTACCTTCCAGAAAAGATGTGTAACCAAAAGGCGGTCTTGAGACTTCTGTCAATGGCACCTCATCAGAACGCTTTGCTGGACTTACCTTCCCATCAATTAACAAGGAAGTTCTATTGTTATAATAGGCCGATAATGGCCCGAAGTTCCACGGCTGCGAGTCAGGATAGTATAGAGAGTAGAAGGGTTCAACGAGAGTAGCGGCGTCGCTACCGGCCCCGGATGGTGCCGCAAATCTGGAATAGATCGTTGGCTCGACGGAATTACCGAGCGCCTTCGCCCGGAGTTCTGGGTGCAGTTCTGCGTCACGAAAGCAACCGGCGAAATCGGAATCGCCCGGAGGGGAGCTGTCGGACAGGGGCGGGAGAGATTTCGCGACTTCGTTGTGCGGGGGGAACCGGGCAGAGGAGGGGAAATCGCCGAACAGCAGAGGGTCGGGAGTGTACGGAGGCATCTGCAGCGACGGGTAAAGGGCGGAGGAGGCGTGACCGAGTGTGAATGGAGGAGCCAGGGCCgagagggaggaggaggaggaataaGAGGTGGGGTTCCACTGCAACGGATGAGGCAGCGGCAGCagtggaggaggagaagagaaaggcGAGGATGGAAGGGGAGGGAGACTCGGCGCCGAAGAGGTAACGTGAGGGGACGTCTCCATGTGATCGCCGGAAGCCGCGCCGCTGAGTAGCAGAGTCGCCGGGCTTGCAGAGAGGGAGGGGCAGAAAGGCCGGATGGGCATCTGGGTCGAATTTATTaagaaagtaaaaaataataatatataaataattatcCGATTTTTACGTAATTAGTAATTGGTCGGATGACTAATTCAAGCGTATGTATTATCTATTTCTTAAAATTCTGATTGAATtagcaataaataaataaaatcttttttttcaCACACAAAAAAAGACTTTTTCCTTTCATTATCATATTTAAGCGTGACCGCGCTTATCTATCCATATTAAACCCACCTAAAAAGCAATTAAATAGATCTTAACTTCaatacatttttaaaaataataaattaactttaaataattatttaataatttaattaatttggacaAAAATAAGAATAATCATGTTCGAAAACTGAGAAGATAATTGGCAGGGAACGTGACTTTGTGATTGAATGGAAGAAGATCTTACGTTGTCTTACAAAACCAAGAGCGTTAGTATATGGTCAGAGAAGGGGTCCCGGTATTGGCCCTCCGACATTCAAGTCAGCCCTCGACTCAGTGGAGAAGAATAGTAAAAATGAACAGTAACCAGGAGCGCGTAGAATAACGAAGTATCTCATACCTCCATCTATGGATAAAGGCCCTCTTTTATAGTACCATTGTAGTATAtgtgcacgcatctcaaagtaTATACATATTTTCTAAAGTGTTTTAGGAAAAGATAAGTCGAAAAGTGTTTCTGACACCTTTCCTTAAGCGGACAGACAAATCTTTAATATGACATgctagaagcttctaaagtataTTTGCTTGCTGGACATTCTCTGTTGTTGACGACACAAACTTCTAAAAAAGTACAGTAAGATATGTAGGTAGGTCCCACTATAGGCCGACCGAGAGACGCTCGGCTGGGACGTCACCAGTGTTGGTGCGGAATGCattagatgatcgaacctgagtttttatAATGACAAatggtttaaagttaaagttatttgtggtctaacaagTTTAATTGAGATTGTAGAAAAAGTCACAAGTGTTGTTAGGCAAAATTCCTAATTGTagttaggcaggtaaaaatcttagggggtggtaaccctaggtcctaatttttagttgttcaatttcattaatttaattgtgctactaatctaggttaaagatcgagagagatTATAATTTTCTTATAGGCAATTCATCCCCCCTCTTACCGATCTCGTTGCACCAATAAGTGGTATTAAAGtccaaccgcctcagaaggattAATCGCCGACTGAAGTACAAAGACGATGGCCAGACCTAGCATCTACCCGCCTAAGTTTAAAGGGGAGTTCGTGATATAGAAGAAATGAATGgatatatttttaaatctaattttaaattactactaataattaatataattttatagccCACAAGGACCAATAAGGAGCTGAAAAGGATGAATACCAGTGGACCAAAAAGGAACAagtcgacttcgtggcaaatggaCGAGTCAAATTCTACCTGCTGAGCGtccttccaccccaggaagtcaGTTGAATCGAAGCTTATGACTTAGCAAAAGATCTttgagagaagttcctagagctacacgaaggaacattcAAAGCAAAGCTCGCGGGACGGGACTTGCTCCGGAACCAAATCAGCAACTTCCGGATGGAAGAAGGCGAATCAATTGCTCATCTACATATAAGAATCAAAGAGCTAATCACCGGATTaacaaacctcggagaaacggtgaCTAATCGAGATACGCAAAGATATATTTTAAATGCATTCTCGAGAACAAGAATGGACATCAATAGTAGATTActactatatctccaaagacCTTGAAGTAAGTATATTGGAAAACCTTTTTTCTTCTTTCATATTACATGAATCTTAGTGTGCAGGATAAAGAAAGGGATCAAGTCAGAACCTAGCACTACAAGCTCAGAAGAGTGGACCAGATTTAGACTCATCGATTGACAAAGACGAAGCAGccttcatggtaagaaaattttctaagttttttaaatctaataaatttaaaaattcgcaGGTCAAGAAGTTTGTTATAGGAAAATGGAAAGTAAGATATTataattgtcaagaagaagggTACATatgaagaaagcagcagtgaaggggaaGCATCCAACTTCGaacatgatatgataaatgagaTATGCCTCTTATCCCTTGATCAACCGTATTCTTGAATAATATTAATGATTAGATCTTTATGTAaactaaaatctaaaaataataatttaaagaagaaaaatggggatttaaaaataaaaattaactaaTGCATGTCCACTAAATTGTTTGAAAactcaaaaatagaaataataaattaaaagaacaaataacatCCTTGAAAAATGACTGTATGTCCAACTCTGAAAGATGtaccaaatttaaattttataaattacaaATGGTTAAACTTGTATATCAAAAattataagggtcaaattagaaaaatatctaaaaattatgttccatcaaaatttttgattaatttagtaataaataatttatattggatTCTCAAATCATGCTTagtataatttaaagttaatctcaTGTATCCtttaaatttcaatatattttatttttactgtgtttaaacaaattattcaaATGCCTAGTGTTTATATTTTGAGTTAAACTATcctatgatttaattttaaaaaaaataaaatttttttgtttgttaaaatattttcttttatcttttaaaactaaaatggtattttgaaaactaaaaaaagtattctgtaaacttatttttaaaaaattatgtcttTCTATGACAAAACTAAATGTTTTCTATCATAATAAAAATTTCTACTATTTTATctgaattattataaattattttttgaaaaattaatttttaatattaaaaattaaaaaaaaaaattggagctttaatttttctagtattCGACAATCTATTTTTTATATCCATAAATTTTAACCGAATTTTCAGAgctgaaaaaataattttaagatttatcttCATAAAATTATTTgttctgataaaataaattaattatattcattaaactatttttttctataaaaatttttCTGCAGACCACTCGTTTAAATTTCCACAAAATTtacatatttttaaattatttttgtcgaaatagaagattaattaaaaaaatagaatattttgaaatctatttctaaaaaaaatattatcttacTGATAATTcttatcatgtacccctagaaaaatattacaattttttctaacaatttatTTTTCCCAAACTTTTTTTTTGATATTATCAAAGAGGAGAAATAATTACAAGCTAAGGGAGAGTAGTAAGACATTTATCTTTGTACGGATTTTGTAATTTTATTGACTTAAttaattgtaatattttattttaattgtgacattgcttaattcatttatcatgttattaccttttgatgcacattttaatgtggtcaaccaagttaagttaggtcccgctatatttgatctttgtgtctaagtgtgcaaatgcttaggaacataagaagtcgagcagaagtcACAGCTAGCAAGAAAAATGACACGGGAAAtaagtcgacgggctcgatgcaacCGAAAGACAAGATGCTACAGAAgaatacactggtggacgagaaagaTGTGTGCAGCGTTCGAAGGaagagaagtcggggaggaagcctgctcgaggagaaggtcagagttgggttcagATGAACTCAACTTCGATTAGACGGAGAATAACCCACATGAAGAAATAAGCTACTAAGGAGCTGATCTGCACCTTCAATAAACAGTGCGAAGACACCTTCCAACTATAAAAGGCGTCTTCCAGTAGCCGTTAACcacagatagagttttatcctcaaCGGATAAAACTTTTCTAATGGAAGACACCTTGGGTCATCTTGAAGGCGCTTTTAAGTTACGCATAgagttttccaggggctataaaaagacccttggaggtaggaaatattcaacaGTTCTAGTATTCATATCCTAGCTTATTCTGAGCATTTAAAGAGTGTAAGAGATTTCTTAGCCTTCAATGAAGAAGATTTTGTTAGTACTTTCAtttgttttggattaacaacaATTTAGGTTGTAACCAACTAATTTTTTCGCCTCTTTTAATTTCTAATTGTTCAATTTCATtaatttaattgtgctactaatctaggttgaaagATCTAGAAAGGTTATAATTTTCTTACAAGTAAGTCACCCCTCTCTTGCCAGTCCCACTGTACCGACACATTTTGCCTGATCAAACCCAAGGTCCGATCGGCCAGGGTGATAGGTTGGGTAACTTAATATTTAGCTCTAGATCTCGACTGCTTGGATGGTCCGACTGACCTTTCATGTCCGATCAACCCTAGAGGTCTACTCGATCACCTCTGGTCTATAGTTTAGCAGAATAACTGATCTTGTAACTTTGACCATTTAACTTTAATCTATACATCAGCCAATTTTCACTACATTGATCcattttttcaaatcatttttatcACCATATCAATATCTTTATTGGAATAGTTTAAAGTACATTCTTTCATgttatcagtattttacttttcaaaattatccaTATTTTCTGATATTGTTACAGCAGCAATAATATGAACGCTCTATTAATTTgtaattaatattgattaatattATGTTATAAATTCTAATAACATTAATATTGTAGGAGCTATCATAGTACTAATAAATataattatagaaattaaaaaaatgcTAATGTGAGTtttgataataaatgaaaaagcACGTCCCTTtaacaattttaataaaaagaacgtctaattaattttatttagagAGGTGTTACTATCGTACTTGGACATGAATAAGTTTAATATTCTAttggttaaaattttatttacattCGTTCATATAAATAAGATGAATtgagtaaataaatttaaacaactcgtctaattatatatatatatatatatatatatatataattcattaatatttataaatgatATTCATGaacatatttatatataatattagtgaattatatttatcaataaattttttatcaatttactaaataaataaaataaaataaaaataaattaataaattaatattatcTATTTGATAgttaatcaaataagtttaaaatataaaaattttaaataatcaaataaaattaaatttaaaatttgataatATATAAAGAAATCaagctaagtttaaatttaaactaaatttaaGCTCGTAAAAAAACAAatcaaaatataataattattttaagggaaatttttttaacaacttaatttattttaaatggaaCTCGACTTAGGTTATCTTTCGAACACTTTGAAGTTTAGTTCGACTGGCTGGTTTACGGCCCTATTGGTACTCGAAATCCACTTTGCCGTGTGATCTACGGCCGTCCGATGGAGATCGGAGCGCCATCCGTGTTCCGAGTATGACCAGGGCGACGGAGCACCAGAGCTTGTTTGGAATTGCGTGCTTTCCTCTCGGTGTATAAATGAGGCCGAGATCTCGATTTCCCTCCACCGTCGTTGAGCGGAAGAGTTACTCTGGACGCGAAGTTCGCTTTGCTGCCAGGTATTGGATCCTCATTGCCTGCCCTTCCCTCTTCCGATCTAATATATTTCGTCCTGGTAATGCTCCGATTCAGCTTTCTGAGGTGTTTTTGCATGTGTTGATGGAATTGAGACCCAGTCACCCAGATCTGGAGTGTGGTGGTTTAGATCTGCCGAGGTTTGCACAAACCAAGCTAAGATCTTTTTCTTATCTTGATTATGGGGTTTGGAGAGATTCTCGGGAGTAGATCTGTGTTCAAGATCGATTCATTGATTGAGATGTTGGGGTTCTGATTCGTAATATTGATATAGAGGGTGAAATTTCTTTGTTGGAAGGATATCGTATTTCGTATCGAAACATTTTCGATGGAAATAGAACTCGTGTTTCTGAAACAGAGGCTTTCTTTTTGGATGTGTTATTTTCTGCTCTGTAGGTTCTTAGATCCACAAATGATAAGCACCACAATTTAGCATGTTCGTAAATCGACTTTCTTTTAGGACAATTAACACCGACTCTCTTTGTATCTACGTCAGATAGTGGCAACTGGCAAGAATGGTGTTTGGCTAGTCTTTAAATGATATATGATCCCTGGCTGCTTTATTTGCTTTCGCTGACAATATTTCTCAGAGGTTTTTTTACTTCAATTGATATAATTTTAAATGTATGCTAAATTAACTTGTATTTTGTTTGTTCCAGTTAGTACACAACAGAATTAGCTTTATTCATGGGCACGATGGTAGATTCTAACAAGGTATCTTACTATGGAATCATTTTAATTGAAAAGAGATTTCTTTTGAATAAAAAATGAACTTATGCCATTGGGACTTGTGTTCCTTTGTCAATATCATGGAATGCTTGACATTgttttctctccttttttttttttaaatttgttctTATACTTAAATTGCCTTAGTAGGAAATATATAAAAAACATATGTGCACGAAGTATAATTGTTAAATGTTTGAATGCAGGATGCTCATGTAAATTTCCCAGGTGACAAGAAGATCACAGTTGTGTTTGTGCTAGGTAATAATTTCTTGCTTAAAAACATTGGCATGATTCTGTACCCAATTTGGTTTGCTAGAAATATCACCATGAATTATTTAGTTAATCCAAATCCATACTAAGTTTTCCATACTCTAGTAAATTTGTTCCTCAAGACCTGAAACCATGAATAGTTTGAATTTCTTTTGTCACTAAAGAAGTGAAAACCTGAACATTTAGTTATTTTCTCAGAG includes these proteins:
- the LOC122053180 gene encoding uncharacterized protein LOC122053180 gives rise to the protein MPIRPFCPSLSASPATLLLSGAASGDHMETSPHVTSSAPSLPPLPSSPFSSPPPLLPLPHPLQWNPTSYSSSSSLSALAPPFTLGHASSALYPSLQMPPYTPDPLLFGDFPSSARFPPHNEVAKSLPPLSDSSPPGDSDFAGCFRDAELHPELRAKALGNSVEPTIYSRFAAPSGAGSDAATLVEPFYSLYYPDSQPWNFGPLSAYYNNRTSLLIDGKVSPAKRSDEVPLTEVSRPPFGYTSFLEDRPSTSQLPPYDTTADSLPSGSSNAPFGHPCFGHYCNDSELRVLDDNFGPSSAHSTLGIAQWNKPSDEDVVSVKLPDELPGTGPPSISRELFFSGGKEHFGCQSTEWLLDDHPPEKYKREHDSASSYTIFNPQLSTSAMGLNDTYVSGSAYDRDMTQLDSCSVYPESYYPFAKWSASNEVYLPSHFTASANINTSLSSGKVNHEVLHMVDDASVIPSRSMEANLNESMDPKGEYNEKRWEDYHTTNSNVLPAVSRRDFPSSNNHATESPLNLLSMLTSNLKPGNMAIADSVSSPSAGNSLDLNVSTMSSSEAFDQHNLSVDSPCWKGAPASQQSLFTSDRMLVERELVKNHSCHEPNNSAEQVGNLSFDYVKKSHVSEKPECSPVVSSNMQQIVEFSENKISDCRKDKENEILFDYVHEEQTNQTTEAKKRVDAQHVFAANFVEMESNAPNDFPPPKGIAKNIEGTSSAPLRRLEELVKLIHGSSVELLSTNCSEAEGLKPHDCKLLYATISNISLLLKDEDIVGCSSLEAACSENINSRNQKTISGCDYFDDDFGNLVIQGGDAYVSKVGKKMMQTFENAVSRSFTESEESKQASLYKNLWVQAELLACRLKQELVIAQMKIESENHKPPQSGMSSSLNSLHSLKVHDSPLKPKDTESIREEENQVGASANHESSKAEDVESSVMARFQILKDRNNKSIHRDAELEYILDQEHAALHPVANAMTANLANTRFIAAVANDQVSPYFDVSGYGNTRQTLSGPLNGPLIQSYMTYKQGSCPSRSRDGDLSFEWVHVMGEDESTH